A stretch of Myxococcus hansupus DNA encodes these proteins:
- a CDS encoding bifunctional riboflavin kinase/FAD synthetase has product MKVFPAVADAGGALAGQALALGNFDGVHVGHQALFAEARRHGRAAAFTFHPHPGKVLQPELAPKLITLLPRKLELFEQCGLDAAVVQPFTREYARTQPAEFEAALFDTLGVAHVVVGSDFTYGAARKGTVETLREAASRRGASVHVVPPVTVDGVVASSSRVREYILEGRVSAARRLLGRPFDLDGTVVAGAGRGRGIGFPTANVDTQNELRPAPGVYAIRVHLPGESKGTWHGGAANIGVKPTFGGTEVTIEAHLLDFSGDLYGKELRVQFLERLRPEQRFGSVAELTGQIKRDVESARAVIARADG; this is encoded by the coding sequence ATGAAGGTCTTCCCTGCGGTGGCGGACGCGGGCGGAGCGCTGGCCGGACAGGCGCTCGCGCTCGGCAACTTCGACGGTGTGCACGTGGGCCATCAGGCCCTCTTCGCGGAGGCGCGCCGGCACGGACGGGCCGCGGCCTTCACCTTCCATCCCCATCCGGGAAAGGTGCTCCAGCCGGAGCTGGCCCCCAAGCTCATCACCCTGTTGCCACGCAAGCTGGAGCTGTTCGAGCAGTGCGGTCTGGACGCCGCGGTGGTGCAGCCCTTCACCCGGGAGTATGCGCGCACGCAGCCCGCGGAGTTCGAGGCCGCGTTGTTCGACACGCTCGGCGTGGCGCACGTCGTGGTGGGCAGCGACTTCACCTATGGCGCGGCCCGCAAGGGCACGGTGGAGACCCTGCGCGAGGCGGCCTCTCGCCGGGGCGCCTCGGTGCACGTGGTGCCGCCCGTGACGGTGGACGGCGTGGTGGCCTCGTCGTCGCGTGTGCGCGAGTACATCCTGGAGGGCCGTGTGTCCGCGGCGAGGCGGCTCCTGGGGCGCCCCTTCGACTTGGACGGCACGGTGGTGGCCGGTGCGGGGCGGGGGCGGGGCATCGGGTTTCCCACCGCGAACGTGGACACGCAGAACGAGCTGCGGCCCGCACCGGGCGTCTATGCGATCCGCGTCCACCTGCCGGGCGAGTCAAAGGGCACCTGGCACGGCGGCGCCGCGAACATCGGTGTGAAGCCCACCTTTGGCGGCACGGAGGTCACCATCGAGGCGCACCTGCTCGACTTCTCGGGTGACTTGTACGGCAAGGAGCTGCGCGTGCAGTTCCTCGAACGCCTGCGCCCCGAGCAGCGCTTCGGCTCGGTGGCCGAGCTGACGGGGCAGATCAAGCGCGACGTGGAGTCCGCGCGGGCCGTCATCGCACGTGCGGACGGGTGA